The genomic DNA tcattttattcttttatttacaaGAGGAAAAGAAATAAACTCTTTGTCATTTAAAAAGATAGCTATTACTTCTTTTCAATTTGGTAACAATAGTGTGTACGAGTATATTTGTTGTCAGACTACTCGATACGTTTGTACGGTCGTGTGAACTAGCCGCTGACAGGCAGCCATCGTGAGTGCCAATTAACATAGATTATGTTCTAAGTACGAAGCGATTACATTCCAAATTATTAAGAACTTCGGAAATATAAACCGAGGGATAATGCGTAAGTTAAATTTAGAAGCGCCAATTATATCTAAATGTAATAACAAACCCGAAAATGAAGTACATACAACTCTGTCCGGAAacaactaataataaaaacccCATAAAATTCCAAATCCCAATTAAGAAATATTTACGCTACATTAAATCAATATGATAATAGATGACTAACGTTTTGGACAATGACTATGTAGGTGAAATATAGAAAATATGTACAAAAAGGAACTAGGCATGTTGTAAAATGAGAACTCTATAAATACTTTAGGCTTTGAATCGATATCAATCAGAAGTGATCCGATTATAATCAGAAACCAAGAATATTACTCGACAAATATTGCAGAAACCATGAACCACTGCGACTGGCCACACCGACTCGTCGGCAGTGGCACGGAGGCGGCACTAACAAGCCGCTCTGCCGGTGAACTATGTCGAGacaacattttgtattttatttatataatatatattttattcgaaTCTCTATATTACACATCTAATATTATGACATTTATGAATGGCCAATAATGTAACACGAAAAATATCTATGAAATAAATGTACTGCGGCGGAAAACCTGGTGTAATGCTGCTATACAAATGTGAGCTACATGCGTGCGGGTTGCCGCGAACCGCTGCGGATTGCGGCGGGTTGCCGCCGACTACGACGGGTTGCCGCGAACCGCTGCGGACCGCCGCAGGTTGCCGCCGACTGCGGCGCCGCCCGGACAGGACACAGTACAGTACTTCAGTCCATACAAGCGGGATTTTATACAAAGCCGTTTAAAAGTCCAGCCGCCGCAGCCAGGCGCCGCAGCCGCGGTGCGTCGACGCGcggtattttatttacaaaaatatctcTTCAGTTTCACCCGGCGGGCGACGGAGCCGCGATTCGATTCCATTTGTACTACGAATAAGTATTCCACTAAGCGGAACGAACGCGCCCTGCCCCCAGTACGGGCGACCCGTCGACGCTATTGACAGTGGAGATGGTTCCGCTCACGGGAAGTGTGGGGAGGGACATAGGAAATGGAAGTCTAACAGCGATATTACGAACATGGACTACTGCCGCGGTACATCTCGCGGGGGGCGCCTAGTTGGTCTGGAAGGCCTCGGCCAGCTCGGCCTGGCAGTCGAACGTGTCGGAGCTGTCCGCATGCTCCGGGTAGAACTCCCTGTAGATCTTGTCCAGCAGCGCTTGCCTGTAACCAGAGGGGCTTCATCACACTAACGCCATTATACCaggacaaaaacataaacaagcggcaaagaaagagggtagacagatatgtctgcccgtagaaaattatggatctacctactccactccaatctcatcagtcatcccgtgatcatggcacttgcaacagtgtcgaaatatcgggagtctcatatccccatttaaacgcggtaagaacccgttattatgtgttttaattattataccaGGATTTCAAATACATCGAACATCTATATAAATTACTTTGATAGCCAATGTATTAATTAGAATGTAGAATGAGAGTCAAGTGTCATACATAACTGTCATAAGTGGCAGCTCTTTTAATCAGCCTTTAGTTAagcgtaacataaacagcttatatatgtttcactgctgggcacaggcctcccctcattcaaccgcaGGTTACGGAGCATACTTCTCCACGCGTATTCAAGGACAATGTCCTGCACCAGCTGCttgaaacaaacataataaaagaAGAGCACTGACTTGGCGGCGAGCCCCCCGCCGGGCGGCAGGCCGGGGATGTTCTCCTGCAGCAGCTGCTTCAGCACCAACGAGAAGTGGCACGACGTGTCTTCGCGCTCCTCGCTGTCCGCGCTCTTCTGGATCAAAGCTGGGAACAACAACATACACTTGttaatcaatttattttcatctggCTGGATTGAaatttgaacccgcagccctCGTCAAAAGAGGCCGAGGACCCGATGGTGTAATAGCTAACAAGTTAGCGACTTAAGCTGCGGGGCCATCCAAGTTACATTTCTTTCGATCAAATTTTCTccttaaaatgataaaatacgGAGCGGAGCTTTTCTGACCACGGTATACAcaaggtatatatttttttttttgttaaacgaAGCGATGGGACCATAGTCTCTTCACTGCTTATGGAGTATGAGTCTGTCTAGAGGTCATCTAATACTAAGAACCATGGAGAGATATTAGTCATCAGTTATTCAGAAATAAGATGATGGCAGGTTGTTACCAATCAATACCTCATCTCGAGGTAAATACACTGACGATTAATAGTACAACCAATTGTTAAGAAAATCTTTATAGAATCAACTTTGTGCCTCTCCACATGAAATCTCTATTATACTAAAGTTGACTGGAAGAGatccctttctttctttctctttcagAGAGAAACCTACCGTTTGTTACATGTCTATCGTTATTTTAGTTCAATTATGTGATAATGATAAAGTATCTATTTTTAAtcggtgttttttttataagtatggtAGTAGGTGAGGTCTCTGAGTGACCTCTAGTGCCCAAATGTAGCAGACAATGGCAGCCGAGGTTGCCCACCGAAGCAGTGTACGGCGGCCTACAGCGCAGCGGGGATATCGCCGCGGAGTGGGGCTTATTTTTAGATTGCGTCATGCGTTCAGCGCTCAGCATAAACAGAGGGTGACTGGGCACGAGGCGTGCTCACGCAACGAGCGCCGAGCCACGAGCAGCGAGCCGGGAAAACGTAGACAAGCCTTTATGTAACACTTATACGAAGATTTCTTGAATCGTAATCATATCTATGATTACTATGACGTAATATTGTAAGATGCAAGTAAGTGCCTATCAAACGGGAAAGTTTTATAAGACTTCACTTTTCCGAAATTTGAGGATCGAAAATGACGAAGCCGGTGGGACGAACCAGTTGGTTTATCACTCTACGAGAATTAAAGGTATCTCGTTGTAATGCcacatataatataatgtttaagATTAGTTGCCACATCCGACATTTCTGTCGATAGTCGTATCAGCATATCTGACTCACCTGGTAGAAAGAAACGAAACGAAAACGCGACCGCATATCAAGAGTCAGATTTGAAGACCTTTACAATGGTGGCCTTGACCCGCGAGCCACATTCAAGGCCAGGTATGGCGGCAACGGTTTCTACCCACCGACATCATCGTTTTAGAGAACTTCTTAATAAGATATTAGAGATAATGTTTCTCAACATAAATAATATGCTTAACGTTATGTGGTGCCCGATACGTGTCAGTGGTTACGTAGTCATCGAAAATTGCCATAAACTATTATTGATTTGACAGTCGATAAGACTAGTAGTAATTTGTACGTAATACAAGTGTTTCCTTCAAGATTAATGAACGTCCCACAAAGCTACACAGAAAGCAGCGCTGTCGGTTTCTCACAGGTGTCAGATGCACGTGTCATAGCGAGGCATAGTAACACGATGCACAAGTCATGCACATATCACATTATGAGGATCGATACCAACGGGATTACATGCGTCAGGCTTCACTTCTTATATTAGGCCTCCTTGGTGTCCGCGGGCACTACCGCCGCGGCGCGACGCACAACCACACGTTCATTGCTTTAACCCTTTGAAATCAACGCATTTCATCAACCAACCGCCAGCAACCAAAATGCTCAGGGCCAGGACTAAAGCAATGAAACATGTTTGACAGTTTTCAAAacgatttaataatattaaacgaATTAACAATCTTCGAGACAGGTACAAAATTAGTCACATTTTTAGTATGTTAGTAAAAAATTTAAAAGCTAATTTAGATAGAGAATTCATAAAAGTTTTTTTGTTACGTCAAATTACATTATCACAAGATTAGTTCGTTAGTATAAAGTCGCTCGATTACATACAGGGACACTGATTACGTATTACAAGACTTTTATCTCTGTCGATGTAGGGAGGGCTGTTCTTGTTAcgttatataagtaggtacagcaGAGAACTTTTAGCAGGGATTCCCCTACAACAGTTACTCGATCAAAAAGAtgtataataataggtattacGTCGTGTAAGACATCAGTTAGAggtatctacgtggatagacgtcgtacgggtATTGGTCAAAGCCATCGAtacaattcgcgccgcgcgcagaTGTTATTATGAAACACCCCTCCCTACTTTCATCTGTCATATTATAGATACTATAAATTTTGAAGACTTCAAAGTTGTTACgctaaataggtatattatatacgAATAAATTAGGCTTCTAGATCACAGTGGCGTCGCCTAAATATCATCAGATCAGAtgtcatttaatataatattaattagtgTGACATAATAGTATGTATTTCAAATACAACAACAAAAGTTCAACATAATTGAATAACAACATACAACCACACGTTCAACTGGGTcggaaataaattacttacaataaagtttggaatattttaaaagttactACCTAATCATATGGCATTGCACTGAAGGGGTCGACTATGTAgatatttctaaaataatatcataggaataaatatgtatagtataaataaataatattatacttattatgaaGAGAGCTGCATAGTAGTTGAATATTCaggaaatataaataacatataatataaatacatttaaacAATACCATTTGGTCCCTGCCAACCATACACCAGAGGCATAAGGAACAAAATGCTAGTCAGCagtaaaactaaaagtataataTACTATCAGCTACTTGTACTTGTGTTGATGGTACATCATACATCCTCTGAGGACAATACTACTAGACAAGTCATTCAATCTGGCGCACATGCATCTCTACTATGCAGTCATAGTTGGTTTTGTTTTTGGCAAGTAATGGGCAGTTTTGTAATATTTGTCAACAAAACATGGGTCTTATTTTAGTGGTGACATATCCCTGTGTCAGTTCATAGAACTCGATTTGTTAGTTCATTAGCTATGTGTTGTGTGTTTATTGCAGTCTAATCAGGCATATCATGCAGACATGCATGCATATACTCTTACACAACCGCAACATTTTTGTACTCTTAGTAAGTAGTATGTTCTTATAACACAAGTTCTTATAAATCCAATTATTATAGCTATGCTATAGAAAATTAGGTTCTAACTAAAATCAAGAAAAGTCATATATTGATTCGACATATCCTTGACAGTGTACTATAGcaacaaatgtaataaattcGAATTATGCTCTATTAAGCAGAGAAAATGTTATCTTAAAAGTCTATACTGGAAgaaaagatttttaaatataatataaaaattgcaTAATATTGCTTTCATTTTCAAGACCTAATCTTATAATTTagaatcaataataattattattaattttaagtacacttttaatatgtataatatcaaTTCCTCATTTAATGAGTTATTCAAcagaaaacaatataacaaaTGGAATAAAATCACACAGACTGCACATGACTGTGGTGATACTAAATCTACTGTAAGGTTTCACGCGTTTTTCACGATTTATGGCTGCTTAAAGAGTAACATTCTCAAGCTATTGCGCCTAAGAATTATAGCCCGAGGGCTATGCTTCCATGGATGAGGTGACCATTCAAGGAATCTTTGCTAAAGCGGTAGGAAATTTCTGGCACTAAGTCTTTGGAAGACATATCTAAAGAAATTGGGAAATTATACTTTAAGTGTCCCTAAATCTGTTGATGTGGTATCAACTCAAGGAGACGCGAAACACCttcacacaaataaaaaaatcaataaatctGGATAAACTTCAGGTCATCTATTGGACAACCTGGGATCGCAGAGCGATAATGAACGCTCTTTAGAGGATACCTTAACCCCTAGCATCGTTAGAGACAGCACGACTAGATGCAGCTAAGTGTTGGCGAGAGCGCGTGTGCGCCGGCGTGGGTGTGTGGGaagtgtgtggtgtgtgtggggTGCGTGGTGTGCGTGAGGCGTGTGAGGTGTGGTGTGAATGTGTGGAACGCGTGTGTCGTGTCTTGTGCGCGCAGGCATGCAGTAACGAGTGATAGCAACCTGTGAGCCGCTGGCGCAGCGTCTCGTCCAGCTCGCGGTCGGCGCGGATGGCCTCCGGGTCTGGCTTCGGCGCCGACGGGAACACCACCAGCACGATGCTCATGTTATCTTTGCTGCCCTGTAAACACATATTtagtaaaagaaatataatattataataatgctgACCCAAACTTTTTACTTGGTTGGTTAACCAAGTAATGGTGAACCATGGATAATTTgaataatacaatttaatttttgatttgtttttttttttgtaagatcTTAATTTAGTCATTGGACTTGAATAAATCCAAGGTTACATTGAAATCAAGGAATAATTCAaggttataatatatttttatgataattaaataattactatCTGTCAATTTGTCGACTTCCAGGCAAATATTCATCAATCACCAATCAGTGTTTTGTCTCTTTTTATAGACCCTTATTAGCTTTACAAATTACCTATTTACGCCAATAGTCATTTATTGGTATCCAAGagaagtaataattatttagattagaaTGCCTGATTcattgaaatgaaaatgatgTAGAACCAAAAAATACATTGACCTTTGCCATTGCCAACATCATCTTATcactaatataattttatgtttgatTAAATATTAGCATTGGattaattaacataaataaacaaactaattaacaactatatttccaattgggctagatggaggtacatccaccgcaagatgaacagAGTACTAAACAACTTGTGTTACAGTGAGCAGATCTGTACtctacacacatacacttttaGGTTTGAGAGCCAAGTACCTAGTGAAATATTATTCataaatgtagcataaatacaactaaactacaataataataggtactaatATATGACTATACTAATAATTATAAGGTTATCTTTTCAGGTGATAAAGTAAATATCTCAATTCTGATAATAGctaaaacataatttaaaaaagaaatgagGTGTGTTGCAGCTTATATCTGTAATGGATAAGGTACAAAGGTGATGATGAAATATGAAGGtcaaagttaaaaatataatattgcaaTGCATTGATTATGTCATAGAGAAGTGTGTAATTAAATCCAACTAATTAGGTCATAGCTAATGTAGTGTTAGCAGTGAGCCATGTAATCATTGTTTAATTTGACTCATACAGTACACTGTAACTGCAGTAATCACAGCACTAGTGCTCATGGGTATAACAACAGGCGATAAGCAAGCTTGGATCACTTACTTTGTAGAGGCACGTGTCAATGACCTGGTTGGTGACAGTGGTCAGATCATCTGTGAGGCGTAGCAACGAGTGAATGTATGCACAGAGTGCCTCATTGCTCATGACGTCCCACACCCCATCACATGCCAGCACCAGGAACTCATCTTCAGCTTCGCAACGCTCGTGCACGAACACCTCGGGCTCCGGCGACACCAGCTGCTCGCACGGCCCACGGTCCATCACCTTCTTGTACTCGTAGTCGCCAAGCGCGCGCGACACGGCTAGGCTGCCGTTCACGCGCTGGATCATTACCGAGCCGCCGGCCTGCACGATGCGTGACTTCTCCGTCGGTAGCTCCGGCTTGTGGTCCTGCGTCGCGAATATCGGCGCGCCGTTCCGCGCAAGCACCGCTCGCGAATCTCCGCAGTTTGCAATGTAGATCTGCTTCGGCGACACGAACGCGCAGACGGCCGTCGAGCCCGACTTCTCTTCGCCGTTGGACAGCTCGGGCAGTTCCCGCATCTTCTTGTCCAGGTCGAGGAAACCGGCGCGAATCGCGTCGGCAATCGCTTCACGCCGGAACTCATCCGTTTGGAGGATACATTCAAGCAGGTTTTCGGCGCAGTGTGCCGAGACGCGCGCGCCCGCGTGTCCGTCAAATACAGCAAAGTATGACCAGTCCGATAGAGTGCCATTGAGCGTCAGCTGCGCGTGGTGCGCATCTTCCATTTCCACGCGCCAGCCTTGCATCGACGCCACGCCATAGCGAAGTCCATTCCCTTCCCCACTCTCGTTATACTTCTTAGTCTCCGGCTTGTTTAAAAAAGCCCCCATGTTGAGTCCTCCCTCTGGTTGCTCCTGCTAATCGTACATAGTTCCACCATCAGGCACTCGAGCAAACGTTTGCGATAACGTAAACGGGAAGCGAAACCATCACTTGCACGATACGATCTCGCGGATGGATCACGTCAGAAAGCAGGGGGGGTTTCAGTCCGCGCCAGGTGGGGTTCTGGCGCGTTCACTTGTATTTCGGCCGCTTCCACGTAATTACTAAAGCACGATGGTGTTGCGTCGATCTTGATGACAAATCGTGCTCAATAGGGAATCGTAAAACGAAAAAGCAACTCAAAAGAATGAATGGCGGACATAAATAGTAATTGTCTATGGTTTACTTTTTCAATGAAACGAGGAGAATTTTGTCTTTGATTAACcttctttttgtaatttgatataattaattattgaatTTCAGCTTCATATTTGTAAATGAGCAATATTAGCCATTAACTGCttgaatttttttctttctttacatCACAAATGTAATCTACGCGACATTTAATTACTAACCAGACAGTGGTGGATGCAGAGGCAGACAAAATTAGCACCTTCGACCGTCATGTATGTATATGAAAAAACGAATGTAACTTCACTATGTTTTAAACGAAACGCAAAAgacaaaaaagcaaaaaagtGAACTTAATTgccctatatatttttttataaaaaacatttccttttaatttatatacatttatatttgtCTAAGAATTTAAATGCTTACatcatttacattttttaaatctaataaattataatcacgCGTAAAGAACTAAACGCACTTAACTACTGTTAACAAAggtatttttgtgtatttttgacTGTCAATCAAGCAAACAGCAAAGATCAAACAAATACACGActtgatgaaaaaaatatatatatacggcTAAGGCCAAGCCAAGGCTGATTCGTAATATCCTTcataaaaaaaggtttttggCCTAGGCAACGGGGGATATGTCAATCGCGCCCCTCCCGCACCCTATTTCCACCTCTTCCGCCATTTTATGACGACTTGACGACAGCTCAGCTTCTCTTCTTaccgtgtgggctgtgaggtggaataccaacctcatcaaccctggtttcagggttattactgagccgccaaaggtccctgacatggtttatgtaacgacaaacgactacatacttacatcagtaagtagtaaccaggaccaacggcttaacgtgccttccgaagcacggatcatcctactttcggacaacaaggtgatcagcctgtaatgtcctaactaaactaggggtctcaaagtgattttgtgatatatccccaccgggattcgaacccggtgcctccggatcgtgagcccaacgctcaaccacgtgACATTCACgtttttttgttacaatgttACTGGCCGTCGTTCGGTGCGCACACGCTCTTTTGTTGTTGGTGACATTTTCGTGATATTTCCTGTATCGTGTATCTTGTGTTACTTCGTTGTATGTAacgtgtgcgtgtgtatgtgtgattCTCCAACTTCTCATCGAGATTATAAGTGGCAATATCCAGAAGCTTTATTGTGTAGGCTAGAGACCCATTAACCTTGTGGCTCTATTTATTGCTGATGTTTTTTTGATTCACCTATAAGATTTGCTATAAATAACAGGTGCAACATTTTAAAGGTCACCCGACGGATTGAAAGTTGAGTAGTGCGGCTGTCAGCAATAGAAGAAAAAGcatttataaaattcaaaataaatgttaaaaaccgctggatgcgggcagcgcaggaccgatcgtcgtggagatccttgggggaggcctatgcccagcagtgggtgtcatacggctgatgatgataaatgttaaaaaaagaaatagttttCTTTATTGCCTTTGCTCAAAAGCTCAGATTAACCAAAAACTATTAAATGCCAAATTCAACTCTTCCCCATGTATAtccctaaaaaaaatatctatggatGTCGGTATTGTCGGTCGACTGATGATACGTTACGTAGTATCTTCTTATTAGTCTGTGGACTATTAGCGAATTTGATTATTGAATTTGAGGTTATAGTTCTTAGTTCTAGCAGCATAGGTACCGAAAAGCTTTTTTGActgacataaaatattttataatctaAACAATTTAATTGGTATTCAACAAAGAATACTATCaatataacttttttgtatATATAATGAATAAATTTACACATAACCTTTCTGGTACAAGTTGCAAGTGATGAAAATAAtgagataataaatataaagaaatagaaaaatattacatttatatgaggaacaaaatataatttcccAACATGTACAAAAGTTTGTTATTCCGATGGTAAGTTCaacgcaaaaaaaatatatctagcaGTTGAGGTTATTTGTGATTAagttttattcaaatattttaaggTCCCCATTAAGACGTATACAAAAAGAATTTATGCTTCAATTCTCTGAACTAAAAAGTAATGCGTGGGAAAACCAATGGAGACAGTTATCAATATCATTTGCTTGCTATAAGAAGAGAAGACCTGCGGAGGAAAAGGTAACTGTGAagtcaattatctataatatatttattacgtaCCACAACATTCAGTGTATACGAATAATAAATATAGTTAAATTAATAAACTCCAAACTGAGTTTTTAGGCTAATTGAAATCATCATTCATGTTTTAGTCACAATTCATAGCACATTTTTCAAGTATCTACTTAGGTTAAAGCTTGTATTCCATTACATAATTTTTAGATAATACGATTGATACTTCAATATCTTCAACTAAACTTTTAATTATATTGCATTCACTTCTACATGACAACTTATTTGGCAGGCAATAGAGAACCATGGCAGGCAGGTGATACGGTACTCCCCAAAGGCAGGGTCGGAGGTGGTGGGCATTTGGCGTAACATGACAGTGCAAGACCTCGCTGCTGTGCTCAACCGGGATGTAGGTATGTGTCTGACTAGATCTTATATAGTATAAAATTTGTAGTTTAGTACCTATTTGATATGCAAAACACTgaagtattttttaatagataattataaataagaacTCTTTGGTTGTCTAGGCATTGGTGTGCTAGGCAAATTATATTGTTAGGGTTCCGTAAGAACCCTTATGGATTTGACTTGTCTGTCAATCcatctgtccgtccgtatgtcacagccacttttttccgaaactataagagctatactgttgaaacttggcaagtagatgtattctgtgaacagcaataatattttcacacaaaaatagaaaaaaaaatttggggGTTTCCCATacttagaactgaaactcaaaaacttTGTTTCACCAAACCCATATGTGTGGGTCTATGGATATatggtatctatggataggtctacaaaaattatattgaggtttctaatatatttttttttctaaactaaaTTGTTTGCACGAGAGCTTcgtccaaagtggtaaaatgtgagAATTTTGGTCTCCCATACTAAATGTGCGATCAGCTGATACGGTTTGTATGGggagatgatttttttatatattagctTGTTTAGCTATCACAAGCTTATATGGGCTCGCATATAGTTAGATCTAAATCCCATcatttaggtacctaattatgttTACTTACCAATAACTTATTATAGTTGCCGTTTCCATATCttgggcctatggagtcccggacttttggaaggcgtgcgtggggccgaagccaacacgtaaaggccccttaagacaatttaatcttaatgttgtgtgacaccaacagGCGATTAtctctgtatgcactatgggagtgcacccaaagacaatccccggtttgtgtaggactattgcagattataggaacaaagggaactgggccgGATACTgaggctatgggggactatggcgtctgctcgaccaatgttgatAACATGGATACAATGAGCAGGCTGTGTCtggccactcactggatgggccacctatctagccgacgcgactggacggcaagatagtaacatggttgtgagcagctcagggtgtcgagaggtgtacaccgctttctgcgaggcggtttacccgccgcaccaactcgcgacttacgcatctttcacttccaccctgcgagcgtatggctctaacgccccactctggccggccaataaaggcaagccagaggtgagtgTCCTGCGGGCCCCGGtagggtccactccggccgccCAGTGAAGacaagccggagacggagggtCTGACCAATTCTCGGGagatctcagctccgtggtgtcgtcactcaccaacagctcgtCACAagctgcggagactgactgcaatGTTGAATTCACCAGTGGGCGACggggtcgtcacatccctattattagcctattcgatcccactgacgggtaaaggcctcccccatgtcctTCCATAATACCCGATCCTGTGCGAGATCCATCCAGTCAATAacgtaacttaaaaaaatagacAATATTATCGATCAAAGTTACAACGAAGTAcaagaacttttatattatgatattactttctgctacggaacccttcatgggcgagtccgactcgtaCTTGGccgcttatttattttatgattttgtcACTCGGAAAAAATCTCTTGTTAAGACcgttacgtagtattattccttattctatggttacgTGTAAACTATAAAAGAGCTAGGCCGTATCAACAATATAATCTAAAATTCATGTGCTAATGTTCCGGATTCATCTCGGAGTAAGTTTCCATACATAACAGCATACATCTAACCTATGGGCTACGTTGcctgaaaataaatgaatatttgttatttttgtttagtttgcagctaaaaatatattttatattctggtttatacaatataatatacctacttatggaGTTAGTAGTACTCAGTATGTCATTAAAAAGTATAACCACAAgctataattatctatttttcaTTGTTTCAGATCATATTTACAAAGCCTTAGAGTTTGCAGACAAGAACTCTGACGCCAAATACACACCCAACACCGTGA from Pectinophora gossypiella chromosome 18, ilPecGoss1.1, whole genome shotgun sequence includes the following:
- the LOC126374872 gene encoding protein phosphatase 1B, producing the protein MGAFLNKPETKKYNESGEGNGLRYGVASMQGWRVEMEDAHHAQLTLNGTLSDWSYFAVFDGHAGARVSAHCAENLLECILQTDEFRREAIADAIRAGFLDLDKKMRELPELSNGEEKSGSTAVCAFVSPKQIYIANCGDSRAVLARNGAPIFATQDHKPELPTEKSRIVQAGGSVMIQRVNGSLAVSRALGDYEYKKVMDRGPCEQLVSPEPEVFVHERCEAEDEFLVLACDGVWDVMSNEALCAYIHSLLRLTDDLTTVTNQVIDTCLYKGSKDNMSIVLVVFPSAPKPDPEAIRADRELDETLRQRLTALIQKSADSEEREDTSCHFSLVLKQLLQENIPGLPPGGGLAAKQALLDKIYREFYPEHADSSDTFDCQAELAEAFQTN